The sequence AGGACACGCAGTTCGCCGGCACGTCGCTCGCGCCCGTCGACGGCGGGCGGGGTCTGGCGATGAACCACAGCCCTGCCTTCTACGCCGATGACGAGTGTCTCGTCGACAGTCTTCGCATCCACGTCCAGGTCGCATTCGATCACCTCGTCGGTGCCGCGCCCGCATGATCCGCTGATCGGAGACGGATTCGGCGGGCGGCGTGGTCTGCCGGGCCGGGGGTGGCGATACCATTGGCACGAGCCTGTGGTCGCCGGTCGAGCGGCGACCGACCGTCGGGCGTTTTATTCAGACTGAGCGAAACTCGCGACCGGTGTCCGATTCGGCCGAACTGCGAGAAGAGGTGAACGATGACATCGGTGAGTGCCTGGTGGGACAGTGTCGAGGAGTGGCTGACGGGACTGTCCTTCGTGCCGCAGCTCCTCGTGACCCTGGTGGTCGTCATCCCGTTGGCGGTTCTGATCGCGGCGGCCCTCAATCTGCTGGTCGACACCGTGTCCGACATCCTCGACCGCAGGCGGTTCGCCGATGACGACGGGAAGGGGCTCTAGAACATGATCCGTTCCCGTGTGACGATCGCGCTGCTCGCGCTGCTCGTGCTCGTGGTCCTGGCGTGGGTGCTCACCCGCTAGCACAGCGAACTACGCGGCCCAAATCATGTACCTGACATGCAGAGGACGTCGCAAGGGCATTGCTAGCGTTTACGCGTCCAAGGTTGTGCCGGGGGCGGAGGGGCAATTGCTCGGTCATCCCGGTGTAGACGTGTGACCCCGGGAGGATTGGTGGCGAGATCCGTGATCGTGGAGAGATGGCGATCCGTCGTGGTGGCGGCTGCCGCACTCATGGGCATCACGTGTGTGACGGCCTGTGGGGCCGGCTCCACCGACCAGCCCGGAGGTGCGGACATCTCGAGCGGGACGCGCCACCTGAACCTCGTGGCCTACGCCGTACCGAAGCCCGGGTTCGACGCCGTCATCCCGGCATTTCGAGAAACCGAGACAGGTCACGACATCGGTTTCTCCCAGTCCTACGGAGCCTCCGGCGACCAGTCCCGCAAGGTCGCCCGTCGGGTGCCCGCAGACGTCGTCAACTTCTCGGTGGAGCCCGATGTGACACGTCTGGTGAAAGAGGGCGTCGTCGACGAGGACTGGAAGCAACAGGCACCGAACAACAGCACACCGTTCGGTTCAGTGGTGGCCCTGGTGGTGCGCAAGGGCAACCCGAAGAACATCCGGGACTGGGACGATCTCTTGCGGCCGGGCGTGCAGGTCGTCACGCCCAATCCGGGCAGCTCGGGATCGGCGAAATGGAACCTCCTCGCGCCTTACGCAGCGAAGAGCAACGGGGGCCGGGATTCGCGGGCCGGTCTCGATTACGTCAGCGAACTGGTCCGGGATCACGTGACGGTGGTGCCCAAATCCGGCCGCGAGGCGACCACCGCGTTCGAGCAGGGGCAGGGCGACGTCCTGATCAGCTACGAGAACGAGGCGATCATGCTCAGCCGCGACAACGGGTCGGTGCCCGCAGACGAACAGGTCGATTACATCCTCCCGCCGCAGACCTTCAAGATCGAGAACCCGGTCGCCGTCGTCAACGGCTCCACCGACCAGTCGGCGGCCACGTCGTTTGTCGACTACCTGTTCACCCCCACGGCTCAGGAACTCTGGGCGCGAGAGGGGTTCCGGCCCGTGGTCCCGGAGGTCATCGCCCGGACCCACGATCTGTTTCCCGGCGACATCGCGAAGCTCTGGACGATCGAGGAGGTCGGCGCGGTCCTCGGAGCGGGAACGGCTGCGGGGAACGACGGCAAGGCCCTGACCGGGTGGGAAGCAGTCGACACCGCATTGTTCGGTGCCAAGGGCGCGATCACCGAGATCTACAACGCCGGAGGCCGCCAATGAGTACGCACACGGCAGATCCCTCCGCGCCGGGAGGTTTTCTCGGGCGCAACCGAACGTTCAGCGGCGTCTCACCGTTCGGGGTCGGTGTCGCCTGGCTGTGGCTCAGCGTGATCGTGCTGCTGCCGCTCGCCGCGATCACCGTGCAGGCCTTCACCGACGGCTGGGGCGGGTTCTGGGATGCGATCTCCGACCCCAACGCACTCGATGCGTTGTGGATCACGGTCCTGGTGTCGGTGGTCGTCGCGCTCATCAACGTCGTTTTCGGCACGCTCATCGCCTGGGTGCTGGTGCGCGACGACTTCCCCGGCAAGGGATTCGTCAACGCGATCATCGATCTGCCGTTCGCGTTGCCGACGATCGTGGCCAGCCTGGTGCTGCTCTCGCTCTATGGTCCGAACAGTCCGATCGACATCCAGCTCAACGCGACGAAGCCCGCGCTGGTGGTCGCGCTGACATTTGTCACGCTCCCGTTCGTGGTGCGGCAGGTCCAGCCGGTACTCATCGAGCTCGACACCGACGTCGAGGAGGCCGCGGCGGTCCTGGGTGCGGGCAACTGGATCATCTGGACCAAGATCATCATGCCCGCGCTGCTACCCGCCATCCTGACCGGCGCCGGACTCGCCTTCACCCGTGCGATCGGCGAGTTCGGCTCGGTGGTCCTGATCG is a genomic window of Gordonia sp. SID5947 containing:
- the cysT gene encoding sulfate ABC transporter permease subunit CysT, coding for MSTHTADPSAPGGFLGRNRTFSGVSPFGVGVAWLWLSVIVLLPLAAITVQAFTDGWGGFWDAISDPNALDALWITVLVSVVVALINVVFGTLIAWVLVRDDFPGKGFVNAIIDLPFALPTIVASLVLLSLYGPNSPIDIQLNATKPALVVALTFVTLPFVVRQVQPVLIELDTDVEEAAAVLGAGNWIIWTKIIMPALLPAILTGAGLAFTRAIGEFGSVVLIGGNIPGDTQVASQYIQQQIEIDEPVNAAAVSVMLLAIAFVALLVLRIVGRRQSMREEQDR
- a CDS encoding sulfate ABC transporter substrate-binding protein encodes the protein MGITCVTACGAGSTDQPGGADISSGTRHLNLVAYAVPKPGFDAVIPAFRETETGHDIGFSQSYGASGDQSRKVARRVPADVVNFSVEPDVTRLVKEGVVDEDWKQQAPNNSTPFGSVVALVVRKGNPKNIRDWDDLLRPGVQVVTPNPGSSGSAKWNLLAPYAAKSNGGRDSRAGLDYVSELVRDHVTVVPKSGREATTAFEQGQGDVLISYENEAIMLSRDNGSVPADEQVDYILPPQTFKIENPVAVVNGSTDQSAATSFVDYLFTPTAQELWAREGFRPVVPEVIARTHDLFPGDIAKLWTIEEVGAVLGAGTAAGNDGKALTGWEAVDTALFGAKGAITEIYNAGGRQ